A DNA window from Ostrea edulis chromosome 5, xbOstEdul1.1, whole genome shotgun sequence contains the following coding sequences:
- the LOC125652804 gene encoding uncharacterized protein LOC125652804 isoform X2 codes for MGNADVKRQTASIPSKTVEVESNLDWLTVQVFDALTKDELIAFGGHFRIDVTDPEACYMELNGTKRNALEVENSERPGF; via the exons ATGGGAAATGCCGATGTAAAACGTCAAACAGCATCCATTCCCTCAAAAACAGTGGAAGTTGAATCA AATCTTGACTGGCTGACTGTTCAGGTTTTTGATGCTTTAACAAAGGATGAGTTGATTGCATTCGGTGGACACTTCAGGATAGAtgttacagaccctgaagcgtgctacaTGGAACTGAATGGAACGAAAAGAAAtgctttggaggt AGAGAACTCAGAAAGACCAGGATTCTAA